Below is a window of Streptomyces sp. NBC_01429 DNA.
CCAGCGGCGAGGAGATCGCCCAGTTCTTCGGGACCAGCTCGCCCACGACCATCAGCACGACCGTCGACAGGGCCGTACCGATGACCAGCGCCACCGAGGACGCCACCGACGGCGAGAGCCCCACCGCCTCGACCGGGCCCCGGATCAGCTTGGCGACGGACGGCTCCGCGAGCATGCCGACGACCAGATTGGTGACGGTGATCCCGAGCTGGGCGCCGGAGAGCTGGAAGGTCAGGCTCCGTACGGCCTTCAGCGCCCCCGCCGCGCCCCGCTCGCCCCGCTCGGCCGCCCGCTCCAGCTCCCCGCGCTCGACCGTGGTCAGGGAGAACTCCGCCGCGACGAAGGCCCCGCAGGCGAGCGCCAGCAACACCGCCACCAGCAGCAGAAGCACCTCGGTCATCGGTTCACCTCCGTCCCATGGTCCGTCACCGGGACGAGGAGCGCGCGATGTCGGGCGCGCGTCGTGCGGATGCGTCGGGGAAGCGCGCCCATCGGCGGAGACCCACCTCGTTCGGTCGGCGGTGGCGGACCCTCCACCGTAACCGCCCGCGCCCCGCGCCCCGGGCGGCCCGCTACGGAGCGCCGCGGACGGGGTTCAGCCGACGGCGAGCGGCTTGACCCAGCGCGTCCACTGCGGCTGCGGGCCGTACCCGGCCGCCCGCCACGCGTGCTGCCCGAGCTCGTTGCGGTTCAGCACCATGGCGTCGCCGCGCCGCCCACCCAGCCGGACGAACCGCTCCTCGGCCGCCGCGAGCAGCGCGCCGCCGATGCCGAGCCGCCGGTGGTCCGGGTGGACGGCCAGCCGGTAGGTGGAGCACCGCCAGCCGTCGAAACCGGCTATCACGGTTCCCGTGAGAAGACCGTCACGTTCCGCGAGGAGCAGGGCTTCGGGGTCGGTGGAGATGAGCCGGGCCACCCCGTCGTGGTCGTCGCTGATGCTCGTTCCCTCCGCGGCCTCGCGCCAGAACCGCAGCACGGCTTCGATGTCGGGGAGGCCGGCGGGACGGATGTGGATATCACTCATCCGGCGAGCCAAGCAGATCACCCCCGCGCTCGGCGAGCGATTTCCGCGCGGGGCCGCCGCCCCATCGCTGTCCTGTCGCTGTCCTGACCTCGTCCCGTGCGTCACGTTGTGTAACCCCTCGCTCCCGCGAGGTGCGGTCCGACGCATGAACCGGCCCGTACGGAGGTAGGGATCCCGGCTGATGGGCTGGGTCCGGTGGGGTGACCCGAAGGAGGGGTGGGGCGATGGCGTCGATCATCAGGGGTGCGTGGGCCGGCCGGGGACGGGAATCCGGGTGAGCACGCCGGAGCCGTCCGGTCCGACGGCTGTTCCCGGCCAGGAGGCCGAGCGGTTCGTCGTGGCCTCGGCTGTGCTGACGGGGTTCGACGCCGCCGAGCTGACGGCGACCGGTATGGCCGAGATCTACCGGGAGTTCGTGACCCGGCGGGTGCCACCGCCCCGCTATTCGGAGATGGTGGACAGGCTGGCCGGTGCGACGGCGGACGCGCACACGGCACTGGGCGATGACGAGGCGTTGGGTGAACTCGCGCGGGCCGTCTGTCATCTCTGGTACCTGGGAGTGTGGCCGGGGCTGGTGGGCGATGACGGTGGAGCGGTGCCCCGCCTGGTGTCGGGGCGTGCCTATGCCCGTGGGCTGGTGTGGCGCAGTTTCGGTGGTCACGCGCCCGGCGCCGGGCGGCCCGGCTACGGCACCTGGGCCGATCTCCCGGCTGGTGCGGCGGGGGGCGGGGGCCGTTGACCGGGGGTGAGGACCACGACGTGATCGTGGTCGGCGCGGGTGTCGCCGGATCGCTGGTGGCACGGCAGTTGGGGGACCGCGGCTGGCGCGTCCTGGTCCTGGAGGCGGGCCTGGGCGACGACGGCGGCCCGGGCGGGGCCCCGGCGGTGGACGCGGAACGGTTCCGGTCCGCGCCGGTGAAGGTCCCCAGCGCGGCGATCGCCGCGAATCCCCTGGTGCCGTCGCCCGACGTGCTGGAGCTGGGCGGCCGTACGGGCGGTGGGTACCGGGCCGAGGGGTACTTCGTCCAGAACGGCCGGTTGCCGTACGCGAGCGGCTATCTCCGGGTGAACGGCGGTACGGGCACCGCGTGGACGGGGCTGGCCCCGCGGATGCATCCGGAGGACTTCCACACCGCGGAGTTCGGGTACGGCCGTGACTGGCCGATCGGCTACGAGGAGCTGGAGCCGTACTACCGGGCCGCGGAGCGCGAGTTGGGTGTCGCGGGTGACCCGGTGGAACAGCGGGACCTGGTCGGCCTGCCGCTCGTGGACGGCTACGCCTTCGCGCACCGCCCGTTGCCCGCGAGCCACCTGGACCGGCTGCTGGCCGAGCGCCTCGACGGACGGAAGGTCACGGATCCCTCGTATCCGTGCCCGGTCGAACTGCGGGTCGTCGGGACGCCCCAGGCGCGCAACAGCGCCGCCACCGAGGAGCACGGTGCCGTCTGCGAGGGCAGCGCCAGTTGCATCCCGGTCTGTCCCACGGGGGCGAAGTACACACCGCGACGGACACAGCGACGCTGGGGACCGAGCGTCACCCTCCTCACCCGCGCGGTGGCCGGCCGCCTGCTGGCCGACGCGGCGGGCCGGATCACCGGAGTCGAGTACCAGCGCTACGACGACCCCGCCCGGCCCTCCTCGCTCACCCGGCACGTGGCGCGGGGAGCGACGGTCGTGCTGGCCGCGCACGCCATCGAGAACGCCCGGCTTCTGCTCTCCTCCGGCCTGGCCAACTCCAGTGGCCAGGTGGGCCGGAACCTGATGGACCACCCCGTCCTGCTCACCTGGGGCCTCATGCGGGAGCGGACGGGCCCCTACCGGGGGCCCGGTTCGACGTCCGGTCTGGAGGGATTCCGTTTCGGTCCCGCCCGTGCCGCCCGCGCCCCTTTCCGGGTGGAGATCGGCAACTGGGGCTGGACCTGGGCCGAGGGCCCGCCCGACCGTGACGTCGCCGCCCTCCTGCGCCGGGGGAGTGCGGGCGGCCCGGGCGGGGAGGAGCGGGGACGGGGGCTGTTCGGCGCGGAGTTGCGGCAGGCCGTCGGCGACCGGGTCGGGCGGCAGTTCGCCCTGCAGTTCGAGATGGAACAGAGCGCCGATCCCGCCAACCGCGTGACACTGGACCCCCACCGCCGTGACCCGCTGGGCAACCCGCGCCCCGTGCTGACCTATGACCTCTCCGATCACGTGAAGAAGGGCATCGTCGCGGCCAAGGCGGTCTCCGACGAGATCTTCGCGCTGCTCGGGGCTGAGGACCACAGCCGGTACGAATCGGGGCCGTCCCAGCCGGGGTGGTTCGAGTACGACGGCCGGCCCTACGCCTACCGTGGCGCCGGTCACGGCGCGGGCACGCACATCATGGGCGAGCGCCCCGCCGACTCCGTCGTCGACTCCTGGCAGCGCGCCTGGGACCACCCCAATCTCTACGTGGTGGGCTGCGGCAGCATGCCCTCCCTCGGCACCTCCAACCCGACCCTCACCATGGCCGCGATCACGCTGCGCAGCACCGAGCGGATCCATCGCGATCTGTCCGCGGCACCCGTCACGGTCCGCCCGCCGGACGCCGGGCGCGCTCCCGGCCATGCCACCCCCGAGGAGACAGAGACCCCATGACCGACGACCGCTCCCTGCCGCCCGTCGCCGCCCCGTACCAACTGCCCTTCCACTACGGGGCCCTGCACAACATCGGACTCGACTACCTCGTCGACCCCGCCCCGGTGCGCAAGGCGCTGGCCGAACAGCATCCGGACCTGAGCGCGGCCGAGTTCGACGGCCGCGCCTGCGTCACCCTCAACTACCAGCTGTACTTCGCCCAGTACCCGAACGGCGGCGGCATCACCCAGGAGATCGAGTACAGCATCGTCGCGCACCCCACCGCGGGCGCCGACCGCCTCGCCCGGCTGTCGTACGAGCAGTACGCCCACGGCCACGACCAGACCAAGCTGCTCGGCATCGCCCGGCTCCATGTGCTGTGCGACAACCCGCTGGCCATCGAGGCCGGTACGAAGCTCTACGGAGAGCCGAAGTACCCGGCCTGGTTCGAGACGACGCTTCCCTCCCTCAACGGTCCGGCCGGCGACATCTGGACCGTCGCGTGCAAGAAGGCCGCGCCCGCTCCCTCCGGCGGGGCCGTCGACCGCGAGGACCGGACCCTCTTCTCCTTCTCGGCCGACCTGACCGGGCTGCCCCGCGTCCCCGTCAACAACACGCCCATCACCGGCTACGGCACCGACCCGGCCGGCCGCCCACTGGCCGGTCCCATGAACGTCTACCAGCCCTACCAGTACATCTCGCTGACCGGCGCGGCGGAGCGGGCGCGGCTCACCGTCCACGATCCGGCCTCCGCCGTCGGCGCCGACCTGACCGCCCTCGTCGGCGGCGCCCCCGCCGCCGGGGCGTGGACGTACCAGTCGGCCCCCGTCGCCGCCCACAACCGTCCCTACTACGTTCCGCGCTCCGGCTGACCCGTCACTCGCCGCGCAGCGCCTCGATCACCGGACCGAACTCCTCCAGGAACGGATCGAGTACGGTCAGCGAACTGATGCCGAACCGCTCCCGGCGGGCCCGCAGCTGGTCGGCGATCTCCTCCACGGTGCCGAAGGCGAGCACCGGGAGATCCAGCGCCTGTTCCTCGGTCAGATACGGCGCCATCGCCACCACCTCCTTGCCCGCCGCCGCGCGGTCCTTCGTCACCCGGACATGCTGGAGGAGGAGATTCAGCTCCGCCGGGACCGCGCGCCCCGCCGCGAAGCCCCGGTACGCGGCGACGCGTCGCGCCAGCTCGTCCGCCGTGAGCATCCGGATGCCGCCGTCCCCGGTGGACCGGCCACCGGCGAAGGCGGTGATGTCCGCGTGCTCGGCCGCCAGCCGCAGCACCCGGTCGCCGTTCCCGCCGATCAGCAGCGGGGGCCGGGGCCGCTGTACGGGGCGCGGCAGATGGGCCTCGTCGCCGAGCAGCCGGTCGAGTTCCGCGACCGTACGGACGAGCAGGTCGACCCGTTCCCGGGGCGGGAGGAACTCCAGACCGGCCCGTTCGTGCTCCTCCGCCACGTAGCCGGTGCCGATGCCGACCTCCAGCCGCCCGCCGGTCAGCGCGTCCACGGTCGCGATCTCCCGGGCGAGCAGCGCCGGGTTCCAGAAGGCGGCGTTGAGGACGAAGGTCCCGAGCCGCACCCGCTCGGTCACCTCGGCGGCGGCCATCAGCGCGGGAAACGGCGCGACCATCCCCAGATGGTCCGGCACCTGGATCACGTCGTACCCGAGCTCCTCGGCCCGCCGGCACCGCTCGCGCCAGGCCGGGCCGACGTCGGGCGTCGTCATGTTCACACAGAATCGGAAGGGTCGTGGCACGGACGCTCCTCACTCGCGCGGCAGCCGCCCGGGGCCGGGCTCAGGAACCGTACCCAGCCCACGGCTGGCCACTCACCCGCCGCGCCCCGCCGGCTACCGGCGCACGCCCGCGCCCTCCTGAGCGGTGAACGCGTCCGCGTCCCACTCGCCGGCCAGCGCGGGCGCCAGCCAGCGGCCCGCCCGCGCCCGGAACAGCTCCGGGGCCAGCGAGCCCACGCCCTGCGGCACCGCGCCCACCAGCGGCGCGCCCGCCGCCTCCGGCAGATCCGCCAGATTGCAGCGCGCCGCCAGATCGGGCGCGGCCGGCCAGCCGCCGATCACCACGCCCAGCGGGGTCAGCGCCCGCGCGCGCAGCGCCTCCGCCGTGAGCGCGGTCGCGTTCAGGGTGCCGAGCCCGGCGGGGGCCACCACCAGCACCGGCGCCCCCAGCAGCAGGGCCGCGTCCGCGAGGGTGGCGCCGCTCTCGTCGAACCGTACGAGCAGCCCGCCCGCGCCCTCCACCAGCACCAGATCGTGGTCGGTGGCCAGCTTCTCGGCCGCCTCGGCCACCTCGGCGGGGGTGACCGGCGCGGCCCCGGCCCGTCTGGCCGCCGTCGCGGGCGCCAACGGGTCGGGGAACCGGGCGAGTTCGACGGCCGTCACCGGCCCCGCCAGCCGCGCGGCCTCCGCCGCGTCGCCCGGCTCACCCGGAGCGAGCCCGGTCTGCGCGGGTTTGAGCACGGCGACGCTGCGGCCCCGGGCGAGCGCCGCCGCCGCGACCGCCGCCGTCACGATCGTCTTGCCGATCTCCGTACCGGTCCCGGAGACGATGATCACCGGCATGTCAGCCCTCTCCCGCCGCCGCGACGACCGCGCGGCAGATCCTGGCGACGTCCTCGTCGCTCGTCACGTACGGCGGCATCGTGTACACGAGGTCGCGGAACGGCCGCAGCCAGACGCCCTCCCGCACCGCCGCCCGCGTCGCCGCGGCCATGTCCACGTCGTGGTCCAGCTGGACCACGCCGATCGCGCCCCGCACCCGTACCTCCCGGACGCCGGGGAGCGCCGTCGCCGCCGCGAGCCCGTCGCTCAGCCCGGCGCCGATCCGCTCGACCTCCTTGGCCCAGTCCTGGCCGAGCAGCAGGTCGATCGAGGCGAGGGCGACCGCCGCCGCCAGCGGATTGCCCATGAACGTCGGCCCGTGCGCCAGCACCGGCACCTCGCCGCGCGAGATGCCGTCGGCCACCTCCGACGTGCACAGCGTCGCCGCCATGGTGAGATAGCCGCCGGTCAGCGCCTTGCCCACACACATCACATCGGGGGAGACGCCGCCCTGTTCGGCGGCGAAGAGCGTGCCCGTACGGCCGAACCCGGTCGCGATCTCGTCGAAGATCAGCAGCACTCCGTGCGCGTCGCACGCCTCGCGCAGGACCCGCAGGTACGCGGGGGAGTGGAAGCGCATCCCGCCCGCGCCCTGCACCACCGGCTCCACGATGACGGCGGCGAGTTCGTCGGCGTGCCGGGCGATGAGCGCGCGCAGCCCGCCCGCGTACGTCTCGTCGTACGCGGCGGGCGGGGCGTCCGCGAAGATCTGGCGCGGCAGCGTCCCCGACCACAGCTCGTGCATCCCGCCCTCGGGATCGCACACCGACATCGGGTGCCAGGTGTCGCCGTGGTAGCCGCCGCGCCAGGTCAGCAGCCGCTGTTTGGCGGGGCGGCCGAGCGAGCGCCAGTACTGAAGACACATCTTGACCGCGACCTCGACCGCCACGGAGCCCGAGTCGGCGAGGAAGACATGGCGCAGCGGTTCCGGGGTGATCCCGACCAGCCGGGCGGCGAGCCGCACGGCGGGCTCGTGGGTGAGCCCGCCGAACATCACATGGCTCATCCGGTCGAGCTGGCCGTGCGCCGCCTCGTTGAGCACCGGGTGGTTGTAGCCGTGGACCGCCGACCACCACGAGGCCATGCCGTCGACCAACTCGCGCTGCCCGTAGGCGGGTTCTGCCAGCCGAAGCCGTACCCCGGACGCGGACTCCACGATCAGCGGGTCCGTACGGCCCGGCATGGGGCCGTACGGATGCCAGACGTGGGCCCGGTCCAGGGAGAGCAGTTCGGCGGGGGCCAGGGGCGGTGCCGACCCCGGTGCGCGGCGGGGCAGCTCAGGCATTGGGCGCCAGTTCGGTGCCCGCGCCACGACGGCGTACGGACACCAGACCGGGGCGCGAGGCGAGCACATCGGCGTCGGCGGCGGGAGCCGGCGGCGCGGACTCGGCTTCGGGCACCGGACGGTCGGACCCGACGGCCGGGCCGTCACCGCCGCCGGACGCCGCGTGCGCGCCACCGCAGCCGCACTCCGCCCCCGCCGAGCCGCAGCCCGACGCCGCCGTCTCCGCGTCGCCGCACACCGTCCCGCAGCCACCGGCGCGGTGCTCGGGCAGCGTCGCCGAGCCCGCGCCCTCCACCTCGAAACCCGCGTCCGCGATCATGTCCAGATCTGTCTGGCCCGCCTGGCCCTCACTGGTCAGGTAGTCGCCGAGGAAGATCGAGTTGACCAGATGCAGGGCGAGCGGCTGCATCTGGCGCAGATGCACCTCGCGGCCGCCCGCGAGCCTGACCTCCACGTCCGGGCAGACGAACCGCGTCATCGCCAGGATCCGCAGGCAGCGCTGCGGCGTGAGGTGCCACTCCTTGGCGAGCGGTGTTCCCTCCATCGGGATCAGGAAGTTGACCGGCACCGAGTCGGGGTCCAGCTCGCGCAGCGAGAACACCACGTCGACCAGGTCGGCGTCGCTCTCGCCCATCCCGGCGATCAGCCCCGAGCAGGGCGACAGCCCGCCCTCGCGGGCCTGCCGCACGGTGTCGACCCGGTCCGCGTAGGTGTGGGTGGTGGTGATGTCCCCGTACGTGGCCTCGGAGGTGTTGAGGTTGTGGTTGTACGCGTCGGCGCCCGCCGCGCGCAGCCGCTCCGCCTGGCCGTTCGACAGCAGACCGAGGCAGGCGCACACCTCGACCTCCTCGTTCTGCTCCTTGATCGCCTCGATGGTCCGCGAGACCCGGTCGATGTCCCGGTCCGTCGGACCCCGGCCGCTCGCCACCAGACAGACCCGCTTGGCGCCGCCCGCCACACCGGCCGCCGCGACCTTGGTCGCCTCATCTGGTTTCAGCCACGTGTACTTGAGGATCTCCGCCTTGGAACCGAGCCGCTGCGAGCAGTACGAGCAGTCCTCGGGGCAGAGCCCGGACTTCATGTTGATCAGATAGTTGAGCTTCACCCGCCGCCCGAACCACTGCCGGCGCACCTTCCCGGCCGCGGCCACCACATCGAGCAGCTCGTCGTCGGAGGTCGCCAGCACGGCGAGCGCTTCCTCGCGGGTCGGCAGCTCGCGCCGCAGGCCCTTCTCCACCAGTGTGTTCAGCAGGTCCATGATGCAGATCCTTTCCCACCGGGGACGCCGGGGCAAAGGAGGAATCCCACAACACCCCCGGATCGAGGTGTGTGTATCACCACACCATGTCCTGTTCGGGGCGCGGTTAGAGTCTGTGCGCTGCCTACAAAAGGGCGCTCGCTCACCATAAAGACACCGTGCGGCAGGCACACAGCGCCCGCCCGCCGACCACCGGAGGCCCGGAGCCGTGACGCAGGATCCCTTCGACTGGACCGACGACGAGGCGCGGCGCCGCGAGCGGGCGGGACTGGTCCGTGCGCTCCGGCCGCGCCCGGCCGGCCAGGACCTGCTCGATCTGGCGAGCAACGACTATCTGGGCCTCGCCAGGAACCCGGCCGTGACCGGGGCGGCGGCGGACGCCGCACGCCGCTGGGGCGCGGGGGCCACCGGCTCCCGGCTGGTCACCGGCAGCACCGACCTGCACGCCGAACTGGAACGCGAGCTGGCCGAATTCTGCGGATTCGAGGCCGCGCTCGTCCTCTCCTCCGGATACGCGGCCAACCTCGCCGCCCTCACCGCGCTGACCGCTCGCGACGGACTGCTCGTCTCCGACGCGGGCAACCACGCCTCGATCGTGGACGGCTGCCGGCTCTCGCGCGCCGAGACCGTGGTCGTCCCGCACGCGCGGCCCGACGCCGTCGCCAAGACGCTCGACGCGCACCCCGGCCGGCGGGCGCTG
It encodes the following:
- a CDS encoding GNAT family N-acetyltransferase; translation: MSDIHIRPAGLPDIEAVLRFWREAAEGTSISDDHDGVARLISTDPEALLLAERDGLLTGTVIAGFDGWRCSTYRLAVHPDHRRLGIGGALLAAAEERFVRLGGRRGDAMVLNRNELGQHAWRAAGYGPQPQWTRWVKPLAVG
- a CDS encoding GMC family oxidoreductase — translated: MTGGEDHDVIVVGAGVAGSLVARQLGDRGWRVLVLEAGLGDDGGPGGAPAVDAERFRSAPVKVPSAAIAANPLVPSPDVLELGGRTGGGYRAEGYFVQNGRLPYASGYLRVNGGTGTAWTGLAPRMHPEDFHTAEFGYGRDWPIGYEELEPYYRAAERELGVAGDPVEQRDLVGLPLVDGYAFAHRPLPASHLDRLLAERLDGRKVTDPSYPCPVELRVVGTPQARNSAATEEHGAVCEGSASCIPVCPTGAKYTPRRTQRRWGPSVTLLTRAVAGRLLADAAGRITGVEYQRYDDPARPSSLTRHVARGATVVLAAHAIENARLLLSSGLANSSGQVGRNLMDHPVLLTWGLMRERTGPYRGPGSTSGLEGFRFGPARAARAPFRVEIGNWGWTWAEGPPDRDVAALLRRGSAGGPGGEERGRGLFGAELRQAVGDRVGRQFALQFEMEQSADPANRVTLDPHRRDPLGNPRPVLTYDLSDHVKKGIVAAKAVSDEIFALLGAEDHSRYESGPSQPGWFEYDGRPYAYRGAGHGAGTHIMGERPADSVVDSWQRAWDHPNLYVVGCGSMPSLGTSNPTLTMAAITLRSTERIHRDLSAAPVTVRPPDAGRAPGHATPEETETP
- a CDS encoding TIGR03621 family F420-dependent LLM class oxidoreductase gives rise to the protein MPRPFRFCVNMTTPDVGPAWRERCRRAEELGYDVIQVPDHLGMVAPFPALMAAAEVTERVRLGTFVLNAAFWNPALLAREIATVDALTGGRLEVGIGTGYVAEEHERAGLEFLPPRERVDLLVRTVAELDRLLGDEAHLPRPVQRPRPPLLIGGNGDRVLRLAAEHADITAFAGGRSTGDGGIRMLTADELARRVAAYRGFAAGRAVPAELNLLLQHVRVTKDRAAAGKEVVAMAPYLTEEQALDLPVLAFGTVEEIADQLRARRERFGISSLTVLDPFLEEFGPVIEALRGE
- the bioD gene encoding dethiobiotin synthase, which gives rise to MPVIIVSGTGTEIGKTIVTAAVAAAALARGRSVAVLKPAQTGLAPGEPGDAAEAARLAGPVTAVELARFPDPLAPATAARRAGAAPVTPAEVAEAAEKLATDHDLVLVEGAGGLLVRFDESGATLADAALLLGAPVLVVAPAGLGTLNATALTAEALRARALTPLGVVIGGWPAAPDLAARCNLADLPEAAGAPLVGAVPQGVGSLAPELFRARAGRWLAPALAGEWDADAFTAQEGAGVRR
- a CDS encoding adenosylmethionine--8-amino-7-oxononanoate transaminase; amino-acid sequence: MPELPRRAPGSAPPLAPAELLSLDRAHVWHPYGPMPGRTDPLIVESASGVRLRLAEPAYGQRELVDGMASWWSAVHGYNHPVLNEAAHGQLDRMSHVMFGGLTHEPAVRLAARLVGITPEPLRHVFLADSGSVAVEVAVKMCLQYWRSLGRPAKQRLLTWRGGYHGDTWHPMSVCDPEGGMHELWSGTLPRQIFADAPPAAYDETYAGGLRALIARHADELAAVIVEPVVQGAGGMRFHSPAYLRVLREACDAHGVLLIFDEIATGFGRTGTLFAAEQGGVSPDVMCVGKALTGGYLTMAATLCTSEVADGISRGEVPVLAHGPTFMGNPLAAAVALASIDLLLGQDWAKEVERIGAGLSDGLAAATALPGVREVRVRGAIGVVQLDHDVDMAAATRAAVREGVWLRPFRDLVYTMPPYVTSDEDVARICRAVVAAAGEG
- the bioB gene encoding biotin synthase BioB, with the translated sequence MDLLNTLVEKGLRRELPTREEALAVLATSDDELLDVVAAAGKVRRQWFGRRVKLNYLINMKSGLCPEDCSYCSQRLGSKAEILKYTWLKPDEATKVAAAGVAGGAKRVCLVASGRGPTDRDIDRVSRTIEAIKEQNEEVEVCACLGLLSNGQAERLRAAGADAYNHNLNTSEATYGDITTTHTYADRVDTVRQAREGGLSPCSGLIAGMGESDADLVDVVFSLRELDPDSVPVNFLIPMEGTPLAKEWHLTPQRCLRILAMTRFVCPDVEVRLAGGREVHLRQMQPLALHLVNSIFLGDYLTSEGQAGQTDLDMIADAGFEVEGAGSATLPEHRAGGCGTVCGDAETAASGCGSAGAECGCGGAHAASGGGDGPAVGSDRPVPEAESAPPAPAADADVLASRPGLVSVRRRGAGTELAPNA